The following proteins come from a genomic window of Mauremys mutica isolate MM-2020 ecotype Southern chromosome 7, ASM2049712v1, whole genome shotgun sequence:
- the LOC123373805 gene encoding protein ATP6V1FNB-like, whose product MRGLLTTRDQHCWKELIEKEAFSRVSWKVKYGHKFPRLEPCSGPRRKCILPAICPPKEQEERLSPPRTQEEGTGFKKQGEGISLPRKQEDKDQEPLLKEMRPATPKTKHLLYQGISREGQGRHLYLQERKLKNPEEKFHYPVLSSWEYGWRLGDVITEIKAPIHARSGIVKDTFYIRNGVFHHPSKSDKLS is encoded by the exons ATGAGGGGTCTGTTGACCACAAGGGACCAGCACTGCTGGAAGGAGTTGATTGAGAAAGAGGCTTTCAGCAGGGTCAGCTGGAAGGTGAAGTACGGGCACAAGTTCCCCAGGCTAGAGCCCTGCAGTGGCCCCAGGAGGAAATGTATTCTACCTGCTATTTGCCCTCCCAAGGAGCAGGAGGAGAGGCTCAGTCCCCCTAGGACCCAGGAGGAGGGAACTGGCTTtaagaagcagggggaggggataaGCCTCCCCAGGAAGCAGGAGGATAAGGATCAGGAGCCCCTTCTTAAGGAAATGAGACCTGCCACCCCCAAGACCAAGCATCTGCTGTACCAGGGCATCTCCCGGGAAGGCCAAGGAAGGCACCTGTACCTGCAGGAGAGAAAGCTGAAGAATCCTGAGGAGAAATTCCACTATCCAGTCCTGTCATCCTGGGAGTATGGCTGGCGCTTAG GAGACGTTATTACTGAAATCAAGGCTCCAATTCATGCCAGGTCTGGAATTGTAAAGGATACTTTCTACATCAGAAATGGAGTCTTCCATCATCCATCAAAAAGTGACAAGCTGTCGTGA